One Chryseobacterium sp. StRB126 genomic region harbors:
- a CDS encoding prolyl oligopeptidase family serine peptidase translates to MKAILLSCLLYFSNAFSQSYEDLMKEAAVSLQAKEYCTALSNFKDAFNLQSEIGIYDYVSAASAAANCNDMKIAIEWLKKGAKLGLGKNREEVTFLQTNERFKNLSQNIEFKQLLTDLDNKVTQIEKRRKQKTEEWNQEIIKNQITGSIPFNQAPFGFALYFTEPEGFKAPYIVFVPKGYKSSKPVKVIFFLHGGVNSLNDFYYQNPDVKKEPIFSVGDRFNAIIVYPFAKKDFGWMNQQKAFENIFTILNDVEKKYNVDQNKIYLGGISNGGTATFWFASQKETPFKAFYAFAPNPVLNIGAIPFENITKDHPLYTISAKDDYVFGYGDVLKIYNQNKSKAKGWIFQTIEKGSHEFIYKPEISNELLTNFFSEVLR, encoded by the coding sequence ATGAAAGCCATATTATTATCATGCCTGCTATACTTCTCAAATGCATTTTCACAGTCTTACGAAGATTTGATGAAAGAAGCTGCTGTCAGTTTACAGGCAAAAGAATATTGTACTGCCCTTTCAAATTTTAAAGATGCTTTTAACCTGCAATCTGAGATTGGTATTTATGATTATGTAAGTGCTGCCTCTGCTGCCGCCAACTGTAATGATATGAAAATAGCCATTGAATGGCTTAAGAAAGGAGCTAAACTCGGACTTGGAAAAAACAGAGAAGAAGTAACTTTCCTACAAACCAATGAACGATTTAAAAACCTTAGTCAGAATATAGAGTTTAAACAGCTTTTAACAGACTTGGATAATAAGGTGACTCAAATAGAAAAACGGAGGAAACAGAAAACAGAAGAGTGGAATCAGGAGATTATTAAAAACCAAATCACGGGAAGCATTCCTTTTAATCAAGCGCCATTCGGATTTGCTTTGTATTTTACAGAACCCGAGGGCTTTAAAGCTCCTTATATAGTTTTCGTTCCAAAAGGGTACAAATCTTCAAAGCCAGTGAAAGTTATTTTCTTTCTTCATGGAGGTGTAAATTCTCTTAATGATTTTTATTATCAGAATCCGGATGTAAAAAAAGAACCTATTTTTTCTGTTGGTGATCGTTTTAATGCTATTATTGTCTATCCTTTTGCTAAAAAAGATTTTGGGTGGATGAATCAACAAAAAGCTTTTGAAAATATTTTTACAATCCTGAATGATGTTGAGAAAAAATATAACGTAGATCAAAATAAAATCTATTTGGGGGGGATTTCCAACGGCGGAACTGCAACATTTTGGTTTGCATCTCAGAAAGAAACTCCGTTCAAAGCATTTTATGCTTTTGCTCCAAATCCTGTATTAAATATTGGAGCTATTCCGTTTGAAAATATTACGAAAGATCATCCACTCTATACCATCAGTGCAAAAGATGATTATGTATTTGGTTATGGTGATGTGCTGAAAATTTATAATCAAAATAAATCTAAGGCAAAAGGGTGGATCTTTCAGACTATAGAAAAGGGCTCACACGAATTTATTTATAAACCTGAAATCAGTAATGAGCTTTTAACAAACTTCTTTTCTGAAGTTTTGAGATGA
- a CDS encoding Crp/Fnr family transcriptional regulator has product MFNLLYKNISRYIDLSEEEFKQFSAPFQLKCFRKKEIVLKEGDYCLFEGFVLNGCFKIYYLNENGFEQTLYFAVEGWWITDIDSLLNDVPSILNIEALMDSEVLMISKKDKEVLYEAMPQTEKLFRIMNQRSSVALQRRILSLTGKTADKRYLEFLEKYPGLEQKITQQQVSSYLGITHEFLSKIRKRISLEK; this is encoded by the coding sequence ATGTTCAATCTGCTTTACAAAAATATCAGCCGCTATATTGATCTTTCTGAAGAAGAGTTCAAGCAGTTTTCTGCACCTTTCCAATTGAAATGCTTTAGGAAGAAAGAGATTGTTCTGAAAGAAGGAGATTATTGCCTTTTCGAAGGTTTTGTTCTGAATGGGTGTTTCAAAATCTATTATCTCAATGAAAACGGATTTGAACAGACTTTATATTTTGCAGTAGAAGGGTGGTGGATCACGGATATTGATAGTCTGCTTAATGATGTTCCCAGTATTTTAAACATTGAAGCCCTTATGGATAGTGAAGTATTGATGATCTCAAAGAAAGATAAGGAGGTACTCTATGAAGCCATGCCTCAGACTGAGAAGCTTTTCAGGATTATGAATCAACGTTCATCAGTGGCGCTTCAAAGAAGAATTCTTTCTTTAACCGGTAAAACAGCAGATAAACGCTATCTTGAATTTCTGGAAAAATATCCCGGACTTGAGCAGAAGATTACCCAGCAGCAGGTATCTTCTTATCTTGGAATTACCCATGAGTTTTTAAGTAAGATCAGAAAAAGAATCTCGTTGGAAAAATAA
- a CDS encoding LolA family protein produces the protein MKNIISKVILGSFVVGAVGMANAQKIDAKAKKILDDITANYNSKKNSYFKFSFGSGLNGQVNKTEPGIYYTAGDKYKLKIMDTEQIFDGNKIYNINADDMEVTIAKPNGNSAMFSPINYLTTYRNEYNVTYNGKKTVNGVNADFIKLTPVKANGIQFVYIFVDSAKKQMVKLEQHGNNKDVAVIAIKEYKENQDLDPNMFVFDKNKFKNYVITEL, from the coding sequence ATGAAAAATATTATTTCAAAAGTTATATTGGGAAGTTTTGTTGTAGGTGCAGTAGGTATGGCGAATGCTCAGAAAATAGATGCAAAAGCTAAAAAGATATTGGATGATATTACAGCCAACTATAATTCTAAAAAGAATTCTTACTTCAAATTTTCTTTTGGAAGCGGACTGAACGGACAGGTTAACAAAACAGAGCCTGGTATCTATTATACAGCCGGAGATAAATACAAACTGAAGATCATGGATACAGAACAGATCTTCGATGGAAATAAAATCTACAACATCAATGCAGATGATATGGAAGTAACCATTGCAAAACCTAACGGAAACAGTGCCATGTTCTCCCCTATCAACTATCTTACTACTTACAGAAACGAGTACAATGTAACTTATAATGGTAAGAAAACAGTAAATGGTGTAAATGCAGATTTCATTAAGCTTACTCCGGTAAAAGCAAACGGAATTCAATTTGTGTACATTTTTGTAGACTCTGCGAAAAAGCAAATGGTAAAACTGGAACAGCACGGAAACAACAAAGATGTTGCAGTAATTGCGATTAAAGAGTACAAAGAGAATCAGGATTTGGATCCTAATATGTTCGTTTTCGACAAAAATAAGTTCAAAAACTACGTCATTACAGAGCTTTAA
- a CDS encoding LptF/LptG family permease — protein sequence MLKILDKYIIKTFFGPFFFIFSVLFFIFIVNIIWVQLGQFMGKGLSYWQILKLLFYLGVNVISMVLPLTILLASIMSFGEFGERYELAAMKAAGIPLTRVMVPLLGITTILAIMLFFFSNNIIPDFQRKAKNMLFNIAQTKPAINFTPGQFIDQIPGYMVKFDKIYGENGENIEGVFVHKKANTYENQQSVVAEKGKFVPATNKNFLKLILYNGYVFEDNFAGKGEDVRRKQPDQAIKFDTLVNHFDISELINKAIEKEQITDDYRFQTYNELNTTIAVSKKENALFFKSVGNDVLNQTNSVVAYMDQSNKPKVTPKAQIKMDTVKSDKKLEMIYSSYNRLENLKSTLEVKKNEFSTNVKYFSKVVIYQQRYISYSVTCLIFFLIGSSLGSIIRKGGMGLPVIIAIVIFIIFYVINVGVENIAWSGKMNPYLAAWLPNLILFPFGVWMTYKALTDSQLFDAEKYKVLFKPITKRFSKNKEHKRYQ from the coding sequence ATGTTAAAAATACTAGACAAATATATTATAAAAACCTTCTTTGGACCGTTTTTCTTTATATTCAGCGTATTGTTTTTCATTTTCATTGTAAACATTATCTGGGTTCAATTAGGACAGTTTATGGGAAAAGGATTAAGCTACTGGCAGATCCTGAAGCTTCTTTTTTACCTTGGGGTGAACGTTATCAGTATGGTTCTTCCGCTCACAATTCTTCTGGCGAGTATCATGTCATTCGGAGAATTTGGAGAACGCTATGAGCTGGCCGCTATGAAAGCGGCAGGAATTCCCCTTACCCGAGTAATGGTTCCTCTGTTAGGAATTACTACGATTCTTGCCATCATGCTGTTTTTCTTCTCCAACAATATTATTCCGGATTTTCAGAGGAAGGCAAAGAATATGCTTTTTAATATTGCTCAAACAAAACCTGCGATTAACTTTACTCCCGGGCAGTTCATTGACCAAATCCCAGGATACATGGTGAAGTTCGACAAGATCTACGGAGAAAACGGAGAAAATATTGAAGGTGTTTTTGTTCATAAAAAAGCCAATACTTACGAAAACCAGCAGTCTGTTGTAGCTGAAAAAGGGAAGTTTGTACCGGCAACCAACAAGAACTTTCTAAAACTAATCCTTTATAATGGATATGTATTTGAAGATAATTTTGCAGGAAAAGGAGAAGATGTAAGAAGAAAACAGCCTGACCAGGCTATTAAGTTCGATACTCTGGTGAATCACTTTGACATTAGTGAACTCATCAACAAGGCCATCGAAAAAGAGCAGATTACGGATGATTATCGTTTCCAAACTTATAATGAACTTAATACAACCATTGCCGTTAGTAAAAAAGAAAATGCATTGTTCTTTAAAAGTGTAGGAAATGATGTTTTAAACCAAACCAATAGTGTAGTTGCTTATATGGATCAGTCTAACAAACCTAAAGTAACACCAAAAGCACAGATAAAAATGGATACTGTAAAAAGTGATAAAAAGCTGGAAATGATTTACAGTTCCTACAACAGACTTGAAAATCTGAAATCAACACTTGAGGTTAAAAAGAATGAGTTCAGCACCAATGTAAAATACTTCAGTAAGGTTGTTATTTACCAGCAGAGATACATCTCTTATTCGGTAACTTGTCTTATTTTCTTCCTGATTGGGTCAAGTTTGGGATCTATCATCAGAAAAGGAGGAATGGGACTTCCAGTAATTATAGCGATTGTTATCTTCATCATTTTCTATGTGATTAATGTTGGGGTGGAAAACATTGCTTGGAGTGGCAAAATGAACCCCTATTTAGCAGCATGGCTTCCTAATCTCATTCTATTTCCATTCGGAGTATGGATGACTTATAAAGCGCTTACAGATTCACAGTTGTTTGATGCAGAAAAATACAAAGTACTGTTCAAACCAATTACGAAAAGATTCTCAAAAAATAAAGAGCATAAGAGATATCAATAA
- a CDS encoding 3-oxoacyl-ACP synthase III family protein, translated as MMTRIIGVGNYIPSETITNLFFDKHIFLNEEGILLKDNNASITEKLKKITGIEERRYAKSTQVTSDLGLKAAQAAIENAGIDPETLDYIIFAHNFGDVKFGTVQSDTVPSLAARVKHLLGIRNNFCVAYDVLFGCPGWIEGVIQANAFIKAGIAKRCLVIGAETLSRVVDIHDRDSMIYADGAGAAVLETNSEDESGIKSHLSASYTFAEKDYLYFGKSYNNERCPDTKYIKMDGRKIYEFALLHVPEAMKKCLDSSGYSIHELNKIIIHQANEKMDEAIVSRFYQLYNTPTPEHIMPMVIHKLGNSSVATIPSLLAMILKGELEDHEIKKNDVVLFASVGAGMNINAFVYQF; from the coding sequence ATGATGACCAGAATTATTGGAGTGGGGAACTATATCCCATCTGAAACAATTACCAATTTATTTTTTGACAAGCATATTTTCCTTAATGAGGAAGGTATTTTATTAAAAGACAATAATGCCTCTATCACAGAGAAACTAAAAAAAATTACAGGCATTGAAGAAAGAAGATATGCCAAAAGTACACAAGTCACTTCAGATTTGGGGCTTAAAGCGGCTCAGGCTGCCATAGAAAATGCAGGAATAGATCCTGAAACATTAGACTATATTATATTCGCCCATAATTTTGGAGATGTTAAGTTTGGAACTGTTCAATCTGATACGGTTCCGAGTCTTGCAGCCCGTGTGAAGCATTTATTAGGAATACGAAATAATTTCTGTGTTGCCTACGATGTTTTATTTGGATGCCCGGGATGGATTGAAGGGGTAATACAAGCGAATGCATTTATTAAGGCAGGGATTGCCAAGCGTTGTTTGGTGATTGGAGCTGAAACACTTTCCCGTGTGGTGGATATCCATGACAGAGATAGTATGATTTATGCAGACGGCGCCGGCGCTGCTGTTCTTGAAACTAATTCAGAGGACGAATCTGGAATTAAATCTCATTTGTCCGCTTCCTATACCTTTGCAGAAAAGGATTATTTATATTTCGGGAAGTCTTACAACAATGAACGTTGTCCGGATACCAAATATATTAAAATGGATGGAAGGAAAATCTATGAATTTGCCCTTCTGCATGTTCCTGAAGCCATGAAAAAATGTCTGGATAGTAGCGGGTACTCAATCCATGAATTAAATAAAATTATCATCCATCAGGCTAATGAAAAAATGGATGAAGCCATTGTTAGCAGGTTTTATCAGCTGTATAATACTCCGACTCCGGAGCATATCATGCCTATGGTGATTCATAAACTGGGTAACAGCAGTGTTGCAACTATTCCTTCTTTACTTGCTATGATTTTAAAGGGTGAATTAGAAGATCACGAGATCAAAAAGAATGATGTTGTTCTATTTGCTTCAGTAGGTGCTGGAATGAATATTAACGCTTTTGTTTATCAATTTTAA
- a CDS encoding cysteine hydrolase family protein, translating to MKNILKSTLTLCLFLLSLVSTNAQQKRKMENTALLIIDVQNDYFPGGKMTLEGAEQAGKNAQQVLEYFRKNNLPVIHIRHISTNEGAVFFLPGTLGAEIHSLVSPLPNEKVIEKHFPNSFRETELLNYLQSKNIKNLVITGMMTDVCVESTTRAAFDFGFNNTIVGDATATRDRELNGQIIKASEIQRSFLAGISALGGLYTNIVNTQDFLKGK from the coding sequence ATGAAAAATATCTTGAAAAGCACTTTGACTTTATGCCTGTTTTTATTATCACTGGTATCAACTAACGCACAACAAAAAAGAAAAATGGAAAATACAGCATTATTAATTATCGACGTACAGAACGATTATTTCCCCGGGGGAAAAATGACATTGGAGGGAGCAGAACAAGCGGGTAAGAATGCTCAGCAGGTTTTGGAATATTTCAGGAAAAACAACCTTCCGGTAATTCATATCCGTCATATTTCAACCAATGAAGGAGCTGTTTTCTTCTTGCCGGGAACTTTGGGAGCAGAAATCCATTCCTTGGTTTCCCCTTTGCCTAATGAAAAAGTGATTGAAAAACATTTTCCTAACAGTTTCAGAGAGACGGAACTGTTGAATTACCTTCAATCAAAAAACATTAAAAATTTGGTGATTACCGGAATGATGACAGATGTTTGTGTAGAATCTACCACAAGAGCAGCTTTTGATTTCGGATTCAATAACACTATTGTTGGGGATGCTACTGCAACAAGAGACAGGGAACTCAATGGACAGATAATAAAGGCATCCGAAATTCAAAGATCTTTTTTAGCAGGAATATCTGCATTGGGTGGTCTTTATACCAATATCGTAAATACTCAGGATTTCTTAAAAGGGAAATAA
- a CDS encoding FtsK/SpoIIIE family DNA translocase, translated as MDKKTQKKPTESPEKGRILSKPRIFFGLTFILFSAVLALSFISYLMNWKADQSQAGTMLDKSIKSSNIFGKAGDWFGNIFIFESIGIASFIIAFLFLVVGTLILKKKTFKPWKTIGHSLFFICWLPIFMGALTKGQGVLGGVYGYQVMDYLNAIIGSVGLWTVLAASILLYFILEFNLRPSSIKAKLSKINENTIGKVKSMMPDSDEDFESDEELKEEIDETEIEEKAAPNVTVSDITNSTSNGSINKIKEPEPVNTPKGFPEVPATSTIETITTPNHTSFDNEPQQVAQPVSLNLSTKPTIPVSSPEDAFDMNPAISIPVPTPAPVIPVTPAPAQENIKFNVEVAPVIDVLDDSDKKSQELVEKHGLYDHKLDLANFQMPPVELLKDYGNEEISINKEELEENKNKIVGLLKNFNVGIAEIKATIGPTVTLYEIVPEAGIRVAAIKKLQDDIALNLSALGIRIIAPMPGKGTIGIEVPRKNPTMVSMRSVIASHKFQNTDMDLPVVFGKTISNEIFMADLSKMPHLLMAGATGQGKSVGINAILTSLLYKKHPSELKFVMVDPKKVELSLYSKIERHYLAKLPDAEEAIITDTNKVINTLNSLCIEMDTRYDLLKNAFCKNLKEYNKKFAERKLNPENGHRFLPYIVLVVDEFADLIMTAGKEVELPIARLAQLARAVGIHLIVATQRPSVNVITGMIKANFPARAAFRVISSVDSRTILDSPGADQLIGKGDMLYFNGNEILRLQCAFVDTPEVERLAEFIGEQKGYSSAFLLPEYVSEDANSSSVGAFDPNEKDALFEDAARIIVSTQQGSTSMLQRQLKLGYNRAGRIMDQLEASGIVGGFNGAKAREVIISDLHSLEQFLEDLRS; from the coding sequence ATGGATAAAAAGACACAAAAAAAACCGACTGAATCGCCTGAAAAAGGCAGAATTTTATCTAAGCCACGTATATTTTTCGGGCTTACTTTTATACTGTTCTCCGCTGTTCTTGCTTTATCGTTCATTTCCTATTTAATGAACTGGAAGGCAGACCAAAGCCAGGCAGGAACCATGCTGGACAAAAGTATAAAATCTTCAAACATTTTCGGTAAAGCCGGGGATTGGTTTGGAAACATTTTCATATTTGAAAGCATTGGTATAGCCTCATTTATTATAGCATTTTTATTTCTGGTTGTTGGAACTCTGATCCTTAAAAAGAAGACCTTCAAGCCATGGAAAACAATTGGTCATTCTCTGTTTTTCATTTGCTGGCTTCCTATTTTTATGGGAGCGCTTACCAAAGGACAAGGCGTTCTTGGAGGTGTTTACGGATACCAGGTGATGGATTACTTAAATGCAATTATCGGCTCCGTAGGATTATGGACTGTATTAGCCGCAAGTATTCTTTTATATTTCATTCTTGAATTTAATCTTCGCCCAAGCTCTATCAAGGCAAAACTAAGTAAGATCAACGAAAATACTATTGGAAAAGTAAAATCAATGATGCCTGATTCTGATGAGGACTTTGAATCTGATGAAGAATTAAAAGAAGAAATTGATGAAACAGAAATCGAAGAAAAAGCAGCTCCGAATGTTACCGTAAGTGACATCACCAACTCTACATCTAATGGCTCCATCAATAAGATTAAAGAACCGGAACCTGTAAATACTCCAAAAGGATTCCCTGAAGTTCCGGCAACAAGTACTATTGAGACAATCACTACTCCTAATCATACTTCATTTGATAATGAGCCGCAACAGGTTGCTCAACCTGTAAGCTTAAATCTTTCTACAAAACCAACAATTCCGGTTTCAAGCCCGGAAGATGCTTTTGATATGAACCCTGCTATTTCTATTCCTGTTCCTACTCCGGCTCCTGTTATTCCTGTAACACCTGCGCCTGCACAGGAAAACATTAAGTTTAACGTAGAAGTAGCTCCGGTAATTGATGTTTTGGATGATTCTGACAAAAAATCTCAGGAGCTTGTTGAAAAACATGGTTTGTATGATCATAAATTAGATCTGGCTAATTTCCAAATGCCCCCTGTTGAGTTGTTAAAAGATTATGGTAACGAGGAAATTTCCATCAACAAAGAAGAATTAGAAGAAAATAAAAACAAAATTGTTGGACTTCTGAAGAACTTCAACGTAGGAATTGCAGAGATTAAAGCAACCATCGGTCCAACAGTTACTTTATACGAGATTGTACCGGAAGCTGGAATTCGTGTTGCTGCCATTAAAAAGCTACAAGATGATATCGCATTGAACCTTTCTGCATTGGGAATCAGAATTATTGCTCCAATGCCAGGAAAAGGAACCATTGGTATTGAAGTACCAAGAAAAAATCCCACAATGGTTTCTATGCGTTCCGTAATTGCTTCTCATAAATTCCAGAATACGGATATGGATCTTCCGGTGGTTTTCGGAAAAACGATTTCCAACGAGATCTTTATGGCTGACCTTTCAAAAATGCCTCACTTATTGATGGCGGGAGCAACAGGACAGGGTAAGTCTGTCGGGATTAATGCAATTCTTACTTCCCTACTCTACAAGAAGCACCCAAGCGAACTGAAATTCGTAATGGTTGACCCTAAAAAAGTGGAACTTTCTCTATATTCAAAAATTGAAAGACATTATTTAGCGAAATTACCAGACGCCGAAGAAGCCATCATCACAGATACCAATAAAGTAATCAATACTCTGAACTCTCTGTGTATTGAAATGGATACAAGATATGATCTTCTGAAGAATGCTTTCTGTAAAAACCTTAAAGAATACAACAAGAAGTTTGCGGAAAGAAAATTAAATCCTGAAAACGGACATCGCTTCCTTCCATATATTGTATTGGTAGTAGACGAGTTTGCAGACTTAATTATGACTGCCGGAAAAGAAGTTGAATTACCGATTGCCAGATTGGCACAGCTTGCAAGAGCTGTAGGTATCCACCTAATTGTTGCAACTCAGAGACCATCCGTAAATGTAATCACAGGTATGATTAAAGCCAACTTCCCGGCAAGAGCTGCCTTTAGAGTAATTTCCAGTGTGGATTCAAGAACGATCCTTGATTCTCCGGGAGCAGATCAATTGATTGGTAAAGGAGATATGCTTTATTTCAACGGTAATGAGATCTTAAGACTTCAGTGTGCTTTTGTTGATACACCGGAAGTAGAAAGACTTGCAGAGTTCATTGGAGAACAAAAAGGATACTCATCTGCATTCCTTCTTCCGGAATATGTTTCAGAAGATGCGAACAGTTCTTCCGTAGGTGCTTTTGATCCTAATGAAAAAGATGCATTATTTGAAGATGCTGCAAGAATTATAGTTTCCACACAGCAGGGATCTACTTCAATGCTTCAAAGACAATTGAAACTGGGCTACAACAGAGCCGGAAGAATTATGGATCAGCTAGAAGCAAGCGGTATTGTAGGAGGCTTCAACGGAGCTAAGGCAAGAGAAGTTATCATTAGTGACCTTCATTCTTTGGAACAGTTCCTGGAAGATTTAAGAAGCTAA